From Solwaraspora sp. WMMD1047, the proteins below share one genomic window:
- the cas5e gene encoding type I-E CRISPR-associated protein Cas5/CasD, with protein sequence MTGLLLRLAGPLQSWGDHSTFSTRDTRAYPTRSALIGLIASALGRRREEPISDLTALAFTIRVDRAGAVLRDFHTVGGGLARDQTVPTAEGSRRGPGQGTIVSHRYYLTDAAFTVAMTGPQPLVDAIANALDRPAWAPYLGRRSCPAEAPLLLQVTPGDPVHALYQSVPMARPPVTGDTVPVDFVLESPPPGREDASQLTANDVPLDFHPHRRRYLSRSLWITRQSLPADLCVGLGDRYLTALATYLKGAPA encoded by the coding sequence GTGACCGGGCTGCTACTGCGGCTCGCCGGGCCGCTGCAATCCTGGGGCGATCACAGCACCTTCTCCACAAGAGACACCCGCGCGTACCCGACCCGGTCGGCCCTCATCGGATTAATCGCCTCCGCGCTGGGCCGGCGCCGCGAAGAGCCGATCAGCGACCTGACCGCCCTGGCCTTCACCATTCGGGTCGACCGAGCTGGAGCCGTCCTACGCGACTTCCACACCGTTGGCGGCGGCCTCGCCCGTGATCAGACCGTACCCACCGCTGAGGGAAGCCGCCGAGGTCCCGGTCAGGGCACAATCGTCTCGCACCGCTACTACCTCACCGACGCCGCTTTCACCGTCGCGATGACCGGTCCGCAACCGCTCGTGGACGCAATCGCCAATGCCCTTGACCGACCAGCCTGGGCTCCCTACCTTGGCCGCCGATCCTGCCCAGCCGAAGCGCCACTGCTGCTACAGGTGACGCCCGGCGATCCGGTGCACGCCCTGTACCAGTCGGTGCCGATGGCCCGGCCACCGGTGACCGGCGATACCGTACCGGTTGACTTCGTCCTCGAAAGCCCACCACCCGGCAGGGAAGACGCGTCGCAACTGACCGCCAACGACGTGCCACTCGACTTCCATCCGCACCGCCGACGCTACCTGTCCCGGTCCCTCTGGATAACCCGACAGTCCCTACCAGCCGACCTCTGCGTCGGACTGGGCGACCGCTACCTCACCGCACTCGCCACGTATCTGAAAGGAGCACCGGCGTGA
- the cas6e gene encoding type I-E CRISPR-associated protein Cas6/Cse3/CasE, whose product MNAWLIRIEPDLRNRSASQDLRDIVAIHQRVMTLVPDGLGRDPRQRAGVLFRIDQEPTGPVVLVQTTLQPDPSRLPPRYGHVDTRDIGPLLKAIHPGMRVRYRLAANPSKRAITGPHAGKVVPLSGPDVEAWWIKRAETHGLALEQMHTHPQPSMIGKAKPIRHAVTRFDGTAVVRDVDLVRAAVLGGIGRGKSFGCGLLSLAAAR is encoded by the coding sequence GTGAACGCCTGGCTGATCCGAATCGAACCGGATCTCCGTAACCGGTCCGCCAGCCAGGACCTACGGGACATCGTCGCCATACACCAGCGGGTGATGACGCTCGTACCTGACGGCCTCGGACGCGACCCCCGACAGCGAGCCGGCGTGCTGTTCCGCATCGACCAGGAACCGACAGGTCCGGTCGTGCTGGTGCAGACCACCCTGCAACCAGATCCGAGCCGACTACCCCCACGCTACGGCCACGTTGACACCAGAGACATCGGCCCACTCCTCAAAGCAATCCACCCAGGGATGCGGGTCCGATACCGACTCGCGGCGAACCCCTCCAAACGGGCGATCACCGGACCACACGCCGGCAAAGTCGTGCCGCTGTCCGGCCCCGACGTAGAAGCGTGGTGGATCAAACGCGCCGAGACACACGGACTCGCCCTCGAACAAATGCACACCCACCCCCAGCCATCGATGATCGGCAAGGCCAAACCGATCCGGCACGCGGTGACACGATTCGACGGCACAGCCGTCGTACGGGATGTCGACCTGGTACGCGCCGCCGTGCTCGGCGGAATCGGACGAGGCAAATCGTTCGGCTGCGGCTTACTCAGCCTTGCCGCCGCCCGGTGA
- the cas1e gene encoding type I-E CRISPR-associated endonuclease Cas1e, with protein MTGNARRRLAAPTLAMLPRVADSLSFLYADVVRIVQDDTGVCAQVETPRGVERVYLPTAAVSCVLLGPGTSITHRALSTFARHGTTVVCVGAGGVRSYAAITPAGLTTSWLERQVRCWADDTQRLAVAVRMYERRFGEAVPEGTSLAQLRGMEGQRMKKLYRLLAEHHRTGKFRRNYDPDQWETQDPVNLALSSASACLYGVVHAATLALGCSPALGFVHSGTQHAFVYDIADLYKARVTAPLAFSLGNSTNPERDARRKLREEFRLLKLMPTIITDIQHLLDPDTVRPTPERGADVVSLWDPELGEVPAGVNYGSED; from the coding sequence GTGACCGGCAACGCGCGACGACGTCTGGCTGCGCCCACCCTCGCGATGCTCCCCAGAGTCGCGGACTCTCTCAGCTTTCTCTACGCCGACGTCGTCCGAATCGTCCAAGACGACACCGGCGTCTGCGCCCAAGTCGAAACCCCAAGAGGCGTCGAACGCGTCTATCTCCCCACCGCCGCTGTCAGTTGCGTACTCCTCGGCCCCGGCACCTCCATCACACACCGGGCGCTGTCCACCTTCGCCAGACACGGCACCACCGTCGTCTGCGTCGGCGCTGGCGGAGTACGCAGCTACGCGGCCATCACCCCCGCCGGACTCACCACAAGCTGGCTTGAGCGGCAAGTCCGATGCTGGGCCGACGACACTCAACGACTGGCAGTCGCCGTGCGCATGTACGAACGCCGGTTCGGAGAAGCCGTCCCCGAAGGAACATCACTCGCCCAACTCCGCGGCATGGAGGGACAGCGAATGAAGAAGCTTTACCGCCTACTCGCCGAACACCACCGGACCGGCAAGTTCCGCCGCAATTACGACCCAGACCAGTGGGAAACGCAAGACCCGGTCAACCTGGCCCTCTCGTCCGCCAGCGCATGCCTCTACGGCGTCGTCCACGCCGCGACACTCGCCCTCGGCTGCTCACCGGCGCTCGGCTTCGTACACAGCGGCACCCAACACGCCTTCGTCTACGACATCGCCGATCTCTACAAAGCCAGGGTCACCGCCCCACTGGCCTTCTCACTCGGCAACTCCACCAATCCGGAACGCGACGCCCGGCGCAAACTCCGCGAAGAGTTCCGACTCCTCAAGCTGATGCCCACGATCATCACCGACATCCAGCACCTCCTCGACCCGGACACGGTCCGCCCAACGCCAGAACGGGGCGCCGACGTGGTCTCACTCTGGGACCCAGAACTCGGCGAGGTGCCTGCCGGCGTCAACTACGGCAGCGAGGACTAA
- the cas2e gene encoding type I-E CRISPR-associated endoribonuclease Cas2e — MASMVVLSTTAVPDHLRGALSRWMIEITPGMFVGTLSAKVRDELWATAAAVVGDGAAVLIHPDNTEQGYSIRTAGQRRRRPVDFDGLTLIAMNPMEPANTITEEIWPEGW, encoded by the coding sequence ATGGCCTCAATGGTCGTCCTGTCCACCACCGCCGTACCCGATCACCTACGCGGCGCCCTCAGCCGATGGATGATCGAGATAACCCCCGGCATGTTCGTCGGCACCCTGTCAGCCAAAGTCCGAGACGAACTATGGGCAACGGCAGCCGCAGTCGTCGGCGACGGAGCCGCCGTGCTCATCCACCCAGACAACACCGAACAGGGCTACTCGATCCGAACCGCAGGACAACGCCGACGCCGACCCGTCGACTTCGACGGCCTCACCCTGATCGCCATGAACCCAATGGAACCGGCGAACACCATAACCGAGGAAATCTGGCCCGAGGGCTGGTAA